The Phaenicophaeus curvirostris isolate KB17595 chromosome 23, BPBGC_Pcur_1.0, whole genome shotgun sequence genome includes the window gtgaggggcccacaactgaacacaggattcgaggagcggtctccccagtgccgagtccagagggagaagaacctccctggccctgctggccacgccgtttctgatccaagccaagatgccattggccttcttggccacctgggcccctgctggctcctgttcagttgctgtcaaccaacacccccaggtccttctcctccaggcactttccagccagacttctcctagtctggagctgctcagggttgttgtgccccaagtgcaggacctggcatttggccttgttaaacctcctgccattggtctcagcccatggatccagcctgttcagatccctttggagcctcccgaccctccagcagatccacactcccacccagctcagtgtcattcgcaaacttgctaagggtgccctcgatgccttcatgcagtcattgataaagacactgaacagggctggacccagcgctgagccctggggacaccacttggaactggcctccagctggagttaactccatttcccaccacgcTGCCACCGGCAGGAATCACGTCAGGGCgaggtttgctttgctttgggtTGAGGGTCCTGTGCAAGCGTGGGGTAAAGCCAAGCGGGATGCGAAGTGAAGCCCTGGGCATGTGTAGGTTTCGAGCCGTAAATCTCAGCACCTGCAGCTGCAAAACCGTCTGCCCTGACCCTGGCACTCACCGTTCCCCAGGCGGTTCTGTCCTCCCAGGCATCAGTTGGGACTTTGCATCTTTACGGCCTGATCCTGGCTCTGGTTCCATgagctgctttccttttcttccagcagGAAGGGGAGCAGAAGGTTTCCTGGCTGCCCTGATGGCTTCGCCGCAGCTCTGATGGTCGTATCGGAGCTCGCTCTCTGTTGgtgacagctctgctgctggggaCACCACTCTCCAACAGCCCATGGACCCCACTGGATCCCAGAGCCATCCCCTCCGTAAGCGGCTCCCCCTCTGTGCTCAGGGACCTCCTGCCCCTGGGGCGGCCGTGCCAGCACCCACAGCCACCTCCAGCCTGGGCAACGCAGAGCGAGTGGAAACCCCAGCTCTGCAAGTGCCTCGTGTGTCTACAGCAAATCCAGGGTTAAGAGAGAGAGCTTGAGTCTGAACAAACATCGATAAATCTTTAATTATAGGAAAACCAACTCAAAATAACATTCTATTGATCTCCTTCTTCATACTCgtcgtctttgccctcatcgtCATCTGGTCCTCATCGTCGTCTTTGGCCACATTGTCGTCATCCTTATCGTATCCTTTATCTGCCTCCCTCTCATCCACTTTCCACCACACCCCACACCTCTACGGGCctggaaaagaagcagaaggcaTGGCCTTTGGCTGATGAGCAGCGCCTcgtccagcagagctggggctcCCAAGCTGCCTCAGCGGCAGCAGCGGGTTGGGGTTCATCCTGATGGACATTCCATTTGCCACAGCTCTGGGACACGTCCCTTCCCAAAGCGGACGGGCGCTCAGGGCAGGTGCCTGGTGGCTCTTGTGTCACCAGGACAAGGGGACCGGGTGCTGTGTTCCCGCAGCAGGGCCCACAGCCCCCAGCCGGCGGCAGGGAACTCAGCCTGGCTCTGGGCAGTGGGTGAGGAGCACGTGCCTGTCCTGGTGATGGTGGGTTTATCCacatttcctcttcctcctcctccaactCCACATCCACTATTATCTTGTCATCAATATCCATCGcctcctccatgtcctccatctCCACATCCATGATTATCTTTTCATCGATGTCCATTGGCTCCTCTGtgtcctcctccatctccacgtCCACAATAATCTTTTCATCTACATCCATTGCCTCCTCCGtgtcctcctccatctccacatcCTCGATTATCTTTTCATCAATATCCTCCAGCTCATCCGtgtcctcctccatctccacatcCACGATTATCTTTTCATCTACATCCATCGGctcctccatgtcctcctcGATCTCCACATCCATGATTATCTTTTCATCAATATCCTCCGGCTCATCCGTGTCCTCTTCCATCTCCACATCCACGATTATCTTTTCATCTATGTCCATCGGCTCCTCAGtgtcctcctccatctccacatcCACTATCACCTTTTCATCAATTTCCATGGGCTCCTCCTCATCCAACTCCTTCCTCCAACCCATGTTGCTGGCAGCCACCTTGGCAGTTTCCAGCATGACGTTGAAGAGCCTGAGCCAAAAGCCAAGCAGAAAAGTGCATTGGTGCCACCCTGGCCAGACAAGGCGACCGGTGGGATGCGGGTCTCGGCAACCCTGCCCCCTCCTGCTGCCTGGGGAGAACCGTGGGGCGACGGGGCCCCTGGGCACGTCCTCAGCCAggaggcagctgcaggctgAGCGGCTCCTTCGACGCCAGCACTCACCAGAACTCG containing:
- the LOC138730247 gene encoding pinin-like isoform X1, encoding MPLIQGSALSTCSQRLRPHRLMKACKKRMLILKKAGSTAAQPNTRSAMEPTRCLKRIRNTVPASRVVMESKRSILQLKALLHEFWLFNVMLETAKVAASNMGWRKELDEEEPMEIDEKVIVDVEMEEDTEEPMDIDEKIIVDVEMEEDTDEPEDIDEKIIMDVEIEEDMEEPMDVDEKIIVDVEMEEDTDELEDIDEKIIEDVEMEEDTEEAMDVDEKIIVDVEMEEDTEEPMDIDEKIIMDVEMEDMEEAMDIDDKIIVDVELEEEEEEMWINPPSPGQARAPHPLPRARLSSLPPAGGCGPCCGNTAPGPLVLVTQEPPGTCPERPSALGRDVSQSCGKWNVHQDEPQPAAAAEAAWEPQLCWTRRCSSAKGHAFCFFSRPVEVWGVVESG
- the LOC138730247 gene encoding probable serine/threonine-protein kinase kinX isoform X2, whose translation is MPLIQGSALSTCSQRLRPHRLMKACKKRMLILKKAGSTAAQPNTRSAMEPTRCLKRIRNTVPASRVVMESKRSILQLKALLHEFWLFNVMLETAKVAASNMGWRKELDEEEPMEIDEKVIVDVEMEEDTEEPMDIDEKIIVDVEMEEDTDEPEDIDEKIIMDVEIEEDMEEPMDVDEKIIVDVEMEEDTDELEDIDEKIIEDVEMEEDTEEAMDVDEKIIVDVEMEEDTEEPMDIDEKIIMDVEMEDMEEAMDIDDKIIVDVELEEEEEEMWINPPSPGQARRGVGCGGKWMRGRQIKDTIRMTTMWPKTTMRTR